One Synergistota bacterium genomic window carries:
- a CDS encoding septum formation initiator family protein produces MLRKWLLYAVIILVLSMTSISIIKEVRKIILFKRRAFLLREKIAELELENKKLREKIKLAKSRFLLEKIIREEYRMARPNEIVIYFREGKGGEGKNAFEAGKRGR; encoded by the coding sequence TTGCTTCGAAAATGGCTTCTATATGCTGTTATTATACTTGTCTTATCAATGACATCGATATCGATAATAAAGGAAGTTAGAAAAATAATTCTCTTTAAAAGGAGAGCTTTTCTCTTAAGGGAAAAGATAGCGGAGCTTGAGCTCGAAAACAAAAAATTGAGAGAGAAAATAAAGCTTGCTAAGAGTAGGTTTCTACTTGAGAAAATAATCAGAGAGGAATACAGGATGGCACGTCCTAACGAAATAGTGATATACTTCAGGGAGGGAAAAGGGGGAGAGGGGAAAAATGCTTTTGAAGCTGGGAAAAGAGGCCGTTGA